A window of Micromonospora sp. WMMC415 genomic DNA:
CCCAACTGTGGGCCGATGACGTGCACGATGCCCTGGTTCTCGTCACCGAGCGGGTGCAGCTTCACGCCGAACTCGTCGCAGTTGCGGCGCAGCGTCTCGATCTGCGTACGCGAGGTCGGGTCGGCGATGGTGAGGAGGTCGCCACGGCGGGACCGGAACGACGGGTCGGCGTACCCGGTCGGGGTGTTGTGGTCCTCGGTCGCGATCGTCAGGTCGGTGCGGCGGACCGGGCGGCCGGCGAGGCGCAGCCCGTCGAACGCCTGCGGGCTCGTCACCTCGTGCAGCAGGTGCAGGTCGATGAAGAGCAGGTCGGGCTCGCCCGCGACGGACCGTACGACGTGCGCGTCCCAGACCTTCTCGGCCAGGGTCCTCGGCTCAGGAGTGACTCCCACCATCTGGACATCCTAAATTCTGGGAGGTAAGTTTCGGCTTGTGGGACACAGTATGAGCGGTGTCGGCGTTCTCGACAAGGCGGTGGTCATCCTGGCCGCCTGCGTCGACGGCGCCAGCCTGGCCGAACTCGTTGAACGCACGAAGCTGCCCCGGGCAACGGCGCACCGGTTGGCACAGGCACTGGAGATCCACCGGATGCTGGTACGCGACACCCAGGGGCGCTGGCGCCCCGGGCCACGCCTGGGCGAACTGGCCAACGCGGCGCCCGACGTACTCCTGACCGCGGCGGAGCCGCTGCTCGCCGCCCTGCGCGACGCCACCGGCGAGAGCGCCCAGCTCTACCTGCGCCGCGCCGACGAGCGCATCTGCGTGGCCGCCGCCGAGCGGGCCAGTGGCCTGCGCGACACCGTGCCGGTCGGCTCGGTGCTGCCGATGACCGCCGGCTCGGCGGCGCAGATCCTGCTCGCGTGGGAGCCGCCGGAGGCGGTCATGCCGCTGCTGCCCCGCTCGAAGTTCACCGGCCGCACCCTCGCGGAGGTCCGCCGCCGCGGCTGGGCGCAGAGCGTCGCCGAACGGGAGGCCGGTGTGGCGAGCGTCTCGGCGCCGATCCGCGACCGCACCGGCCGCGTGATCGCCGCCATCAGCATCAGCGGCCCGATCGAACGCCTCGGGCGCCGCCCCGGCGAACGTCACGCCATGGCCGTGGTCCGAGCCGGCCAACGCCTCTCCGGCCTCTGACCCGCTACCCGCCCAGGTCGATCATGAAGTTAGCGGGTGGATCGAAGATCAAACCACCCGTCAACTTCATGATCGACCTGGGCGGGGGCGGGGCCCGGGGGGGGGTGCGTGCGGGAAGGGCCCGCCTCGCGGGTGCGAGGCGGGCCCTTCGATCTGTAGCCCCGACCGGATTCGAACCGGCGCTACCGCCTTGAGAGGGCGGCGTCCTGGGCCGCTAGACGACGGGGCCAGGAGTTTTCCTGCTTCACCGCCCCGGTCGGGCGGCGCGGAAGTAGTCTAGCGGCACCGGTGATCGGGCCGACGGCGGGGGCGTTCGCGCGCTTCCGGCCGGCACGCCCGAGGGCGCCGGC
This region includes:
- a CDS encoding IclR family transcriptional regulator, with product MSGVGVLDKAVVILAACVDGASLAELVERTKLPRATAHRLAQALEIHRMLVRDTQGRWRPGPRLGELANAAPDVLLTAAEPLLAALRDATGESAQLYLRRADERICVAAAERASGLRDTVPVGSVLPMTAGSAAQILLAWEPPEAVMPLLPRSKFTGRTLAEVRRRGWAQSVAEREAGVASVSAPIRDRTGRVIAAISISGPIERLGRRPGERHAMAVVRAGQRLSGL